One stretch of Rosistilla oblonga DNA includes these proteins:
- the argB gene encoding acetylglutamate kinase gives MDQAIAKADTLIEAMGWIRQFRGKTTVIKLGGSLLDDTEALHHILLDVIFMETVGMRPVIVHGGGKAINRALAAEGIEPVFIKGRRVTDPATLQIVRKVLAGETNTMITQEVERMGGRAMNLSFDTTCVLRGKKLQLEGEADLGAVGYVTDVDRHVIESLSYTNQVPVIPSMCEGPDGNPLNVNADTAAMAVAQALGAEKLIFLSDVNGVRMDKDDPSTTIRSLTSDEAKDLIASGVIEAGMIPKVEACLETLDRGVGKVHIVDGKLRHSLLLEIYTTSGIGTEIVKQRMPVQ, from the coding sequence GTGGATCAGGCAATTGCCAAAGCGGACACCTTAATCGAAGCGATGGGCTGGATCCGTCAATTCCGAGGTAAGACGACCGTCATCAAGCTCGGCGGCAGCTTGTTGGACGATACCGAAGCGCTCCATCACATCCTGTTGGACGTGATCTTTATGGAGACCGTCGGGATGCGCCCCGTGATCGTGCACGGCGGCGGCAAGGCGATCAATCGTGCGCTGGCCGCCGAGGGAATCGAACCGGTCTTTATTAAAGGACGCCGCGTCACCGATCCCGCCACGCTGCAGATCGTCCGCAAGGTGCTTGCCGGCGAAACCAACACGATGATCACGCAGGAAGTCGAACGGATGGGAGGTCGGGCGATGAACCTGAGCTTCGATACGACCTGCGTTTTGCGAGGCAAAAAGCTGCAACTCGAAGGCGAAGCCGATCTCGGCGCCGTCGGTTACGTCACCGATGTCGACCGCCACGTGATCGAGAGCCTCTCTTATACCAACCAGGTCCCCGTGATCCCTTCGATGTGCGAGGGCCCCGACGGCAATCCGCTGAACGTCAATGCCGACACCGCGGCGATGGCTGTCGCCCAGGCGTTGGGGGCTGAGAAGTTGATCTTCTTGAGCGACGTCAACGGCGTCCGAATGGACAAAGACGATCCCAGCACCACGATCCGCTCGCTGACCAGCGACGAAGCGAAAGACCTGATCGCGTCGGGCGTGATCGAAGCCGGAATGATCCCGAAAGTCGAAGCCTGTCTCGAGACGCTCGACCGCGGCGTCGGCAAAGTCCACATCGTCGACGGCAAGCTGCGACATTCCCTGTTGCTGGAAATCTATACGACCAGCGGCATCGGGACCGAGATTGTCAAGCAACGGATGCCGGTTCAATAA
- a CDS encoding SDR family oxidoreductase: MSVLKDKIAVVVGGGTGIGAGIARGFAEAGCRVVIAGRRIETLQTFADSVASPHPIAVRSADVADRESVDSLFAWVAETIGPVDIVCNAAGINVATRSMAQMQPEQWDQVLAINATGGYNVMNAVLPAMRARRDGLIINISSIAGKRAIQLGGIAYCASKFAMTAMGTAASNEVRDEGVRITNVYPGEVNTPLLDKRPNPVSQEHRDSILQPEDFGALMVSIASLPPRAHVPEIVLKPTTQEWF, from the coding sequence ATGAGTGTTTTGAAGGATAAGATTGCCGTCGTCGTCGGTGGCGGGACGGGGATTGGCGCGGGGATCGCTCGCGGGTTTGCCGAAGCGGGCTGCCGCGTGGTGATCGCCGGACGTCGGATCGAAACGTTGCAAACATTTGCTGATTCGGTCGCTTCGCCCCACCCGATCGCTGTCCGTTCGGCTGATGTCGCCGATCGCGAGAGCGTCGACTCGCTGTTCGCTTGGGTTGCCGAAACGATCGGCCCTGTCGATATCGTCTGCAACGCGGCGGGGATCAATGTCGCGACCCGTTCGATGGCGCAGATGCAGCCCGAGCAGTGGGACCAGGTTTTGGCGATCAATGCGACCGGCGGGTACAACGTGATGAATGCGGTTTTGCCCGCGATGCGAGCTCGCCGCGATGGACTGATCATCAACATCTCCAGCATCGCCGGCAAGCGCGCGATCCAGCTCGGCGGGATCGCCTACTGTGCCAGCAAGTTCGCCATGACTGCGATGGGAACCGCGGCGTCGAACGAAGTCCGCGACGAGGGCGTGCGGATCACGAACGTCTATCCGGGCGAAGTCAACACGCCGCTGTTGGACAAACGCCCCAATCCGGTCAGCCAAGAGCATCGCGATTCGATCTTGCAACCCGAGGACTTCGGTGCACTGATGGTCTCGATCGCCTCGCTGCCGCCGCGAGCCCATGTGCCGGAAATTGTGCTGAAGCCGACAACACAAGAATGGTTTTAA